The following coding sequences lie in one Mucilaginibacter sp. KACC 22773 genomic window:
- a CDS encoding M1 family metallopeptidase: MKHTKLIAFYALSCFALTQVKAQTLYMPRDIQKAFTKETRQADGKPGKKYWQNHGTYNITITALPPDRNVKGSETINYVNNSPDTLKRLNMKLILNIHKPGVARFGDAGDDYLTSGIQFDKFLINGEAKKVNSKAASTNMAVTLTKPLMPHDSLKLDIDWHFQISLESGREGMIDSTSYYLAYFYPRVAVYDDYNGWDRLPFLDAQEFYNDFNDYTLTVNVPKNYIVWATGTLQNPNQVLQPEYAKRLAASMTSDSTIHVATAADLAKKDITVQKDQNSWIWKANDISDMAVGISDHYVWDAASAIVDDATHRRASMQAAFLDKSEDFHHAVQAGRHSLSWLSHNWPGVPYPFPKMTAFQGFADMEYPMMVNDSHTDDIQFAAFVQDHEIAHTYFPFYMGINESRYAFMDEGWATTFERLIGTDEVGAEKADALYKSFRINGWIHDASTAEDQPIITMSSELRAGYGNNSYGKPSLSYFALKDMLGDDLFKKALHGYMDRWHGKHPIPWDYFNSMSNISGSNLNWFFNNWFFSNYYIDLNLQKVGKAKDGYVADIKNVGGFVIPFDVKITYADGTTETRHQSPAVWEKNQKQISVSIKTPKVIKAVTLDGGIFMDATEGNNTFAFK, encoded by the coding sequence ATGAAACACACCAAACTAATAGCGTTTTACGCATTGTCGTGTTTCGCGCTCACGCAAGTGAAGGCCCAAACCTTATACATGCCGCGCGATATTCAAAAAGCTTTTACAAAAGAAACGCGACAAGCCGACGGAAAGCCTGGTAAAAAATACTGGCAAAATCACGGAACTTACAACATCACTATTACTGCCTTGCCGCCGGATAGGAACGTTAAAGGGTCGGAAACGATAAATTACGTAAATAATAGCCCGGATACATTGAAAAGGCTTAATATGAAGCTAATCCTGAACATTCATAAACCCGGTGTTGCCCGGTTTGGAGATGCAGGAGATGACTACCTGACCAGCGGCATTCAGTTTGATAAGTTTTTGATTAATGGCGAGGCTAAAAAAGTTAATAGTAAAGCGGCCTCAACCAATATGGCGGTAACTTTAACAAAACCTTTAATGCCGCATGATTCATTAAAACTGGATATCGATTGGCATTTCCAGATCTCGCTGGAAAGCGGCCGCGAGGGTATGATTGATTCCACCTCCTACTACCTGGCTTATTTTTACCCGCGTGTAGCCGTTTATGACGATTACAATGGTTGGGACAGGTTGCCTTTTTTAGATGCGCAGGAGTTTTATAACGATTTTAACGATTACACCCTCACGGTAAATGTTCCGAAAAACTATATAGTTTGGGCAACAGGCACATTGCAAAACCCCAACCAGGTTTTACAGCCTGAATATGCCAAACGCCTGGCAGCATCAATGACCAGCGATTCGACAATACATGTGGCTACTGCTGCCGACCTTGCCAAAAAGGATATTACAGTGCAAAAAGACCAGAATAGTTGGATCTGGAAAGCAAATGATATCAGCGATATGGCTGTTGGCATCAGCGATCATTATGTATGGGATGCCGCAAGCGCCATAGTTGATGATGCTACACACCGCAGGGCAAGTATGCAGGCTGCGTTTTTAGATAAATCAGAAGATTTTCATCATGCGGTGCAGGCTGGGCGCCATTCGTTAAGCTGGTTGTCACATAACTGGCCGGGGGTACCTTATCCTTTCCCTAAAATGACTGCTTTTCAGGGTTTTGCTGACATGGAGTACCCTATGATGGTTAATGACAGTCATACAGACGATATCCAGTTTGCCGCTTTTGTTCAGGATCATGAAATAGCCCATACCTATTTCCCATTCTATATGGGCATTAACGAAAGTCGTTACGCTTTTATGGACGAAGGCTGGGCCACAACTTTTGAACGTTTAATAGGTACCGACGAGGTAGGTGCCGAAAAGGCCGACGCGCTTTACAAGAGTTTCAGGATAAACGGATGGATTCATGACGCATCAACCGCCGAAGATCAGCCGATTATCACTATGTCAAGCGAATTAAGGGCGGGTTATGGTAACAACTCATATGGTAAACCGTCGTTAAGCTATTTTGCTTTGAAAGATATGCTTGGCGACGATTTATTTAAAAAAGCGCTGCATGGCTACATGGACCGCTGGCACGGTAAACACCCTATCCCATGGGATTACTTTAACTCTATGAGCAATATATCTGGCAGTAACCTTAATTGGTTTTTTAATAACTGGTTTTTTAGCAATTACTACATCGACCTAAACCTGCAAAAGGTTGGCAAAGCTAAAGATGGTTATGTTGCCGATATTAAAAATGTAGGCGGTTTTGTTATCCCGTTTGATGTGAAGATAACTTATGCCGACGGAACAACCGAAACCAGGCACCAATCGCCTGCTGTTTGGGAAAAAAATCAAAAACAAATTTCGGTCAGCATTAAAACTCCCAAAGTAATTAAAGCCGTGACCCTTGACGGCGGTATATTTATGGATGCAACCGAAGGAAATAATACGTTTGCTTTTAAATAA
- a CDS encoding DUF892 family protein — MSNNTPNHLNPYSLKQVFLHSLNRIYFGKCYLNNNLEHIIARASFSNLQLAIHEFWGDIRKQIARMDEVYAYMGETPSDKNCNPIKSIVKDQFCLDEKQQITILSDMDIIMYLQLLEHVNITSCRMLMMVAKLLKYDKVNQLLTECFDESIDNDRLFVIISKEYLTEE; from the coding sequence ATGAGCAATAACACCCCGAACCATCTGAACCCTTATTCGTTAAAACAGGTATTTTTACATAGCCTTAACCGCATTTATTTTGGCAAGTGTTATCTAAATAATAACCTGGAACACATCATCGCGCGGGCTTCTTTTAGTAATTTACAACTGGCCATCCACGAGTTTTGGGGCGACATTAGAAAACAGATTGCCCGTATGGACGAAGTTTATGCCTATATGGGCGAAACGCCATCAGATAAAAATTGTAACCCCATAAAATCAATCGTCAAAGATCAGTTTTGCCTGGATGAAAAACAGCAAATAACTATTTTGAGCGATATGGACATCATTATGTACCTGCAATTACTTGAGCACGTTAATATTACATCCTGCCGCATGCTGATGATGGTTGCCAAATTATTGAAATACGATAAGGTTAACCAATTGCTAACAGAATGTTTTGACGAATCGATAGACAACGACCGCCTGTTTGTGATAATCTCGAAAGAGTATCTTACCGAGGAATAA
- a CDS encoding Smr/MutS family protein produces the protein MKYKLGDFVRFVDEKMEGFVTRIIDDQMIGVTGDDEFEIPVLASKVTTVHGYEPAGTKKAAIADEKPADLGTFEKKGIYVGVVADAKAPSVVHFHLVNTTSFQLLAAFSTEKQQIFKGEFAGVIPPSSTEKIYSAQLADLQLWPLFTFHIIYNTKQNIEPPLPLAVKEKFKAKDFSSTKKQVPLLNQAGWLIRLDEPDLVIDAQKLKESFFKPAEEKVVFEKPVSEVDLHIEKLRDDHQFLQAGEMIQIQLAHFHKALDAAIVHQLPDITFIHGAGNGILRHELHKLLGKHPKVQTFMDARKEKFGYGATKVILK, from the coding sequence ATGAAATATAAATTAGGCGATTTTGTTCGGTTTGTTGACGAAAAAATGGAAGGTTTTGTAACCCGCATTATTGACGATCAAATGATAGGAGTTACCGGCGACGACGAATTTGAAATACCTGTGCTGGCCAGCAAGGTAACCACCGTACATGGCTATGAACCCGCCGGAACAAAAAAGGCAGCCATTGCTGATGAAAAGCCAGCTGATTTGGGCACATTTGAAAAGAAAGGCATTTATGTTGGCGTTGTTGCCGACGCCAAAGCACCTTCGGTAGTTCATTTCCATTTGGTTAATACCACATCGTTTCAGCTATTGGCCGCTTTTAGCACCGAAAAGCAACAAATATTTAAAGGAGAGTTTGCCGGGGTAATACCGCCATCATCCACAGAAAAAATTTACTCGGCACAATTGGCCGATTTGCAATTGTGGCCATTGTTTACCTTCCATATTATTTATAACACCAAACAGAATATCGAGCCACCTTTACCGCTGGCTGTAAAAGAAAAATTTAAGGCAAAAGATTTTTCATCAACCAAAAAGCAGGTGCCGCTATTAAACCAGGCCGGGTGGCTTATAAGGCTTGATGAGCCGGATTTGGTAATAGACGCCCAAAAACTAAAAGAAAGCTTTTTTAAACCCGCAGAGGAAAAGGTTGTATTTGAAAAGCCGGTGAGCGAGGTTGACCTGCATATAGAGAAACTGCGCGACGATCACCAGTTTTTACAAGCCGGCGAAATGATTCAGATCCAGCTTGCCCATTTTCATAAAGCGCTGGATGCAGCTATAGTTCACCAACTGCCCGATATTACTTTTATTCATGGAGCCGGCAATGGTATTTTACGGCACGAACTACATAAGCTATTGGGCAAACACCCCAAAGTACAAACTTTTATGGATGCCCGTAAAGAAAAATTTGGCTATGGTGCCACAAAGGTGATCCTGAAATAA
- a CDS encoding DUF885 domain-containing protein, translating to MMKIRLCCFCFFTLCLFNAGAQEKFDAFSDRFVSGYKALNLPQLELSYVSGLEHIGTTENIQKQVAFFTWAKQGLLNYEANILTPSQKLDYNLITYETGLNLERLALEQEWIKNRPEKISAGGIITITNGKAWYAYLLKRWVGADVTPDGIYKFGLTEVARVQRHIEIVRQQTGLPDDAFYKHLNDAVFLESDPKVVQQSFEHTKAIIYTNLPGLFNDAEPNPLKIKAGESKQLAQTPGYYDNNTFYYNLFDKPYNKRQYDWLFIHEAVPGHHYQASVENKTKTSGVQQLFYYIGFAEGWAAYTEELGKQLGVYQTPYDELGKWEWDIVRSVRVPLDVGLNYYGWTDEQALAFWKKNIRNQDDIALREIARMRRWPAQVVTYKYGALQILQWKEELQKKQGKEFNIRDFHSRVLDHGSLPLFLVKENVFR from the coding sequence ATGATGAAGATACGTTTATGTTGCTTTTGCTTTTTTACATTGTGCTTATTTAATGCCGGTGCGCAAGAAAAGTTTGATGCTTTTTCGGACAGGTTTGTAAGCGGGTACAAGGCCCTTAACCTGCCACAACTTGAGTTGAGCTATGTAAGCGGCCTGGAACATATTGGTACTACTGAAAACATCCAAAAACAAGTTGCTTTTTTTACGTGGGCAAAGCAGGGCCTTTTAAATTATGAAGCCAATATTCTGACACCATCGCAAAAGCTGGACTATAACCTGATTACTTATGAAACCGGCCTAAACCTGGAGCGCCTGGCGTTGGAACAGGAATGGATAAAAAATCGCCCAGAGAAAATATCGGCAGGGGGCATCATAACTATCACCAACGGTAAGGCATGGTATGCTTATTTATTAAAACGATGGGTAGGCGCCGATGTGACGCCCGACGGGATTTACAAATTTGGCCTTACCGAAGTTGCCCGTGTACAACGGCATATTGAAATAGTGCGGCAACAAACCGGATTACCAGATGATGCTTTTTACAAACATTTAAATGATGCTGTTTTTCTTGAAAGCGACCCCAAAGTAGTACAACAAAGCTTTGAGCACACCAAAGCAATTATCTATACCAACCTGCCCGGGCTGTTTAACGATGCGGAGCCCAACCCATTAAAAATCAAGGCGGGCGAAAGCAAACAGCTGGCGCAAACACCCGGCTATTACGATAATAACACTTTTTACTATAATCTTTTTGATAAGCCCTACAACAAGCGCCAATACGATTGGCTTTTTATACATGAAGCCGTGCCCGGGCACCACTACCAGGCAAGTGTTGAAAATAAAACCAAAACATCGGGAGTGCAGCAGCTTTTTTATTACATAGGTTTTGCCGAAGGCTGGGCTGCTTATACCGAAGAGTTAGGTAAGCAACTGGGTGTATATCAAACCCCTTATGATGAACTGGGTAAGTGGGAGTGGGATATAGTACGCTCGGTACGCGTACCGCTTGATGTTGGCCTAAACTATTATGGCTGGACAGATGAGCAAGCCCTTGCCTTCTGGAAAAAGAATATCCGTAACCAGGATGATATTGCCCTGCGCGAAATAGCCCGCATGCGCCGCTGGCCAGCCCAGGTAGTTACCTATAAATACGGCGCGCTGCAAATACTGCAGTGGAAAGAGGAATTGCAAAAAAAGCAGGGTAAAGAATTTAATATCAGGGATTTTCACTCGCGCGTGCTGGATCATGGCTCGCTGCCCTTGTTTTTGGTAAAAGAAAACGTATTCAGGTAA
- a CDS encoding serine hydrolase domain-containing protein encodes MLLSTYLKNRLPALLFLLLISCGCMAQAGMKPYEGHWEGLLNHPENFSINVSVKKLGANAYTFQLSSAGKSIQKRFGLSANKFDIKIDSNLAVKGIIGEGQIRLFIRSVQWSYHLVLKQQPGNTYTGRWNILFVPNLKPQFYIDVENTDSTKYEAYIFLGDPRFSGFASGGLTLTSDNIHFRDYRTGLKFSGRILKDAINLQASIAGLPIAAVSLRRSVNDWDLTGGSLKIPFDGKTPVDMHDALPVNSLKAAGLDERYLKLMVDSINANKITNTHSVLICRNGKLVYEQYFNGYDEATVHDLRSASKSISSAIVGIAMDKGLLKDTAQKLFGFLPAKYKHAADGDARKQAISIGSLLTMSSGLDAIDFGIDRKSAASEDEYQNSADWLKTVVEAPMINYPGTHANYSSANPYLLGVIVDTVVKYPLDLFIDQNLFEPLGISNYIVFDDPLNRPYFGGGMLLRPRDLLKFGLLYANGGKWQNRQIISKNWVDASFKKYLVLENHNEKNEYGFLWWHYHYNVNGQTINTIEARGAGGQYIFIVPQYHMVVVITSGNFRNRRVWQPEKIMENYILKTAGK; translated from the coding sequence ATGTTATTAAGCACGTATTTAAAAAATAGGCTACCCGCGTTGCTGTTTCTGCTGCTCATCAGTTGTGGCTGTATGGCCCAGGCAGGGATGAAACCATACGAAGGCCATTGGGAGGGCTTACTAAATCATCCGGAGAATTTCAGTATTAATGTATCTGTAAAAAAGTTGGGCGCTAATGCATATACGTTTCAATTGTCATCTGCCGGGAAATCAATTCAAAAGAGATTTGGCTTATCGGCCAATAAGTTTGATATCAAAATAGATAGCAACCTTGCTGTTAAAGGCATTATCGGGGAGGGGCAAATCCGGCTTTTTATCCGTTCCGTTCAGTGGAGCTATCACCTGGTATTGAAACAGCAGCCGGGCAATACTTATACTGGCCGGTGGAATATCCTTTTTGTGCCCAACCTGAAACCTCAATTTTATATTGATGTTGAGAATACCGATTCTACCAAATATGAAGCTTATATTTTCCTGGGTGATCCTCGCTTTTCGGGCTTCGCCAGTGGCGGGCTAACGCTTACAAGTGATAATATTCATTTCAGAGATTATCGCACCGGGTTAAAGTTTAGTGGCAGAATTTTAAAGGATGCAATAAACTTACAGGCGTCAATAGCCGGCTTGCCTATTGCTGCGGTTTCATTGCGCCGCTCGGTTAATGATTGGGACTTAACAGGCGGAAGCCTCAAAATACCATTTGATGGCAAAACGCCGGTTGATATGCACGATGCCCTGCCGGTAAATAGTTTAAAAGCTGCCGGCTTAGATGAACGCTATTTAAAACTGATGGTAGATAGCATCAACGCCAATAAAATTACAAATACGCACAGCGTACTCATTTGCCGTAACGGTAAGTTGGTTTATGAGCAATATTTTAATGGCTATGATGAGGCAACGGTGCACGACCTCCGGTCGGCTTCAAAAAGTATCTCGTCGGCAATTGTGGGTATTGCTATGGACAAAGGCCTGCTGAAAGATACAGCCCAGAAACTGTTTGGATTTTTACCGGCAAAGTACAAACACGCCGCCGATGGCGATGCCAGGAAACAAGCTATCAGCATTGGCAGCCTGCTTACCATGAGCTCGGGCCTGGATGCGATAGATTTCGGCATTGATCGTAAATCCGCGGCATCCGAAGACGAATACCAAAACTCGGCCGACTGGCTTAAAACCGTGGTGGAAGCACCAATGATTAACTATCCCGGAACACATGCCAATTACAGCTCGGCCAATCCGTATTTATTGGGTGTAATTGTAGATACGGTTGTAAAATACCCGCTCGATTTGTTTATCGATCAAAATCTTTTTGAGCCCTTAGGCATCTCCAACTATATCGTTTTTGACGATCCCTTGAACCGCCCTTATTTTGGAGGCGGCATGCTCCTGCGCCCACGCGACTTATTGAAATTCGGTTTGCTTTATGCCAATGGTGGCAAATGGCAAAACAGGCAGATCATCAGTAAAAATTGGGTTGATGCATCATTTAAAAAATACCTTGTGCTCGAAAATCATAATGAGAAAAACGAATATGGTTTTTTGTGGTGGCATTACCACTATAACGTAAACGGCCAAACCATCAACACTATTGAAGCCCGTGGGGCTGGCGGTCAGTACATTTTTATTGTGCCGCAATACCATATGGTAGTAGTTATTACATCAGGTAATTTCAGGAACCGAAGGGTATGGCAGCCGGAAAAGATCATGGAAAATTATATTCTGAAGACGGCGGGTAAATAA
- a CDS encoding helix-turn-helix transcriptional regulator: protein MLQLEKGKYFGIQNKAIHLDNLIVTDTEYTYDKVDWHTHENPYFTFLLTGNMQETNKKESYECNAGTLLFHNWQDAHCNVKHPGYTRGFHIELEQDFFERYQLPLSRMEGSLKLDNPVLKLLFRNMYMETKYTADIELLIIRESLFKVFGFLTGEKCRETARQPAWVKKIKEVLNDADAATLSWDVLAAIAQVHPVHLSRSFPTYFNTTVGDYLKKLRINQAAVLLAKADVSLTQIGYECGFADQSHFIRSFKQAFGVTPLQYRKIITAR, encoded by the coding sequence ATGCTTCAGCTTGAAAAGGGAAAATATTTCGGAATCCAGAATAAGGCTATTCATTTGGATAACCTTATCGTTACTGATACCGAGTATACATATGATAAGGTTGACTGGCATACCCATGAAAACCCGTACTTTACTTTTTTGCTTACCGGTAACATGCAGGAAACCAACAAAAAAGAAAGTTATGAATGCAACGCCGGAACTTTGTTATTCCATAACTGGCAAGATGCGCATTGTAATGTCAAACATCCCGGCTATACCCGTGGATTTCATATTGAGTTAGAGCAGGATTTTTTTGAAAGGTACCAATTGCCTTTAAGCCGGATGGAAGGAAGCCTGAAACTGGATAACCCGGTTTTGAAACTGCTGTTCCGCAATATGTATATGGAAACCAAATACACGGCCGATATTGAGTTACTTATAATCCGCGAATCGCTTTTTAAGGTTTTCGGTTTCCTTACCGGCGAAAAATGCCGGGAAACCGCGAGGCAGCCGGCCTGGGTTAAAAAAATAAAAGAGGTTTTAAACGATGCCGATGCCGCCACTTTATCGTGGGATGTACTGGCTGCTATAGCGCAGGTGCACCCTGTACATTTATCGCGCAGTTTCCCCACGTATTTTAACACCACGGTTGGCGACTATCTAAAAAAACTAAGGATAAACCAGGCTGCCGTGCTGTTGGCAAAAGCTGATGTTTCACTTACCCAAATTGGCTATGAATGTGGCTTTGCAGACCAGAGTCATTTTATCCGCAGCTTCAAGCAGGCGTTTGGTGTTACGCCTTTGCAGTACCGCAAAATAATTACCGCACGTTAA
- a CDS encoding DUF3179 domain-containing (seleno)protein yields the protein MKKYIHRPGIFWIGIILLVVPGLVHAYLLMPFPGSQDLNAITVCYYLEKIVNPLRLIGAIFIVWYLFKFYSKNTQRGKIVKAAVLLLCLASFYITDYMYKAETMFKETEAAKFANGLSNKVPLNYLVVGVVNNGVAKAYPVIYLGYHHKVQDNVGQQPVLVTYCTMCRTGRVYNPIVNGKRQNFRLVGARHYNAIIEDESTKTWWYQATGNAAVGKLKGQHLQELPYEQLTLGAWLQKHPTSLIMQPDKLYAPDYADLKNYDRVQYIDKDSTLKNKDSLIRKSWVIGVIINGQAKAYDWRHMFHKRILNDELNNNSLLIGIEKDSLSYHVWNAVLNGKTLHFDLDKNDKLTDKETASVWDWDGLCTSGVQKGQRLTKVQAYQEYWHSWKHFHPKTIFWKEGEREEPLAVIWGL from the coding sequence ATGAAGAAATATATACACAGACCTGGAATATTTTGGATTGGGATTATTTTGTTGGTTGTACCGGGCCTGGTACATGCCTACCTGCTGATGCCTTTCCCTGGCAGCCAGGATTTAAATGCTATCACCGTATGTTATTACCTTGAAAAAATTGTAAACCCGCTACGTTTAATAGGCGCTATTTTTATTGTTTGGTACCTGTTTAAATTCTACTCAAAAAATACACAAAGGGGTAAAATAGTTAAAGCTGCGGTATTGCTGCTTTGCCTGGCCAGCTTTTACATTACCGATTACATGTACAAAGCCGAAACCATGTTTAAAGAAACCGAGGCCGCTAAATTTGCCAACGGATTATCAAACAAGGTGCCTTTAAATTATTTGGTTGTGGGTGTGGTAAACAATGGCGTTGCCAAGGCTTACCCGGTTATTTATTTGGGCTATCATCATAAAGTACAGGATAATGTGGGCCAGCAGCCTGTTTTGGTTACCTATTGTACCATGTGCCGCACGGGCAGGGTTTATAACCCTATTGTAAATGGAAAACGTCAAAATTTCAGGTTGGTAGGGGCAAGGCACTATAATGCCATTATTGAGGATGAAAGTACCAAAACCTGGTGGTACCAGGCTACCGGCAACGCCGCGGTTGGTAAACTGAAGGGCCAGCATTTACAGGAATTGCCTTATGAGCAATTAACCCTGGGTGCCTGGTTGCAAAAGCATCCAACATCGCTCATTATGCAGCCCGATAAGTTGTATGCACCTGATTATGCCGACCTTAAAAATTATGACCGTGTACAGTATATAGATAAAGATAGCACCTTGAAAAATAAAGATTCGCTTATCCGTAAAAGCTGGGTTATCGGGGTAATCATTAACGGCCAGGCCAAAGCCTATGACTGGCGGCATATGTTCCACAAGCGGATACTGAACGACGAACTTAATAATAATTCGTTGCTGATAGGCATCGAGAAGGACAGCCTGAGCTATCATGTATGGAACGCTGTGCTTAACGGTAAAACACTCCATTTCGACCTGGATAAGAATGATAAGCTTACCGATAAGGAAACAGCCTCTGTTTGGGATTGGGATGGTTTGTGTACTTCAGGAGTACAAAAAGGACAACGGCTTACCAAAGTGCAGGCTTACCAGGAATACTGGCATTCATGGAAGCATTTTCACCCCAAAACTATATTTTGGAAGGAAGGGGAGCGGGAGGAACCTTTGGCAGTTATTTGGGGTTTGTAG
- a CDS encoding carboxymuconolactone decarboxylase family protein encodes MPYIPLDENLPGITGLLNYRQDTALPIRQLTQILLRGESTLTEGERELIATVVSNGNQCRFCTNAHTAAANVLLGETETAEKVKNDPDNAPVTEKMKYLLEIARQTQVNGKNVTPELVANAKQAGATDLELHDTVLIAALFSLYNRYVDGLASVTPTEPAFYNRLAGILKTNGYLPSANRYAALNAD; translated from the coding sequence ATGCCTTATATCCCGTTAGACGAAAACCTGCCCGGAATTACCGGTTTGCTTAATTATAGGCAGGATACGGCTTTGCCTATAAGGCAGCTTACCCAAATCCTGTTGCGGGGAGAATCGACCCTGACGGAAGGCGAGCGCGAATTAATTGCTACAGTGGTAAGCAATGGCAACCAATGTCGCTTTTGCACCAATGCCCATACCGCAGCTGCTAACGTTTTGTTAGGTGAAACCGAAACTGCCGAAAAGGTAAAAAATGATCCGGACAATGCCCCGGTAACTGAAAAAATGAAATATTTGCTTGAAATTGCGCGCCAAACACAGGTAAACGGCAAAAATGTAACACCCGAATTGGTTGCTAATGCCAAACAGGCCGGCGCCACCGACCTTGAGCTACACGATACTGTTTTAATTGCCGCCCTTTTTAGTTTATATAACCGTTATGTAGATGGACTGGCCAGCGTTACCCCAACCGAACCTGCTTTTTATAATCGCCTTGCAGGTATCTTAAAAACAAATGGCTATTTGCCATCGGCAAATAGGTATGCCGCCTTAAATGCAGATTAA